Proteins from a genomic interval of Sparus aurata chromosome 21, fSpaAur1.1, whole genome shotgun sequence:
- the atg9b gene encoding autophagy-related protein 9B, with amino-acid sequence MANFEAYQEYQRIEDFEEDSPPGEEDLIVHVPEGLKDSWHHIKNLDNFFTRIYHFHQKNGFACMMLSEFFELVQLLFVVIFTTFLVNCVEYDVLFANRAVNHTGPGHNPLDRNKVTLPDAILPSEQCTQSIQENSWIIFLLIMAAIFWIYRLVKVFCNVLSYWEIRQFYIKALKIRMDELCNVTWQEVQDRLISLQREQQMCIHKKELTELDIYHRILRFKNYMVAMINKSLLPVQLQLPLLGNVVFLTQGLKYNFELILFWGPGSLFQNKWNLHPKYKRSGNRLELAQQLSRVILLMGLANLLLCPFILVWQVLYAFFSYTEIIRREPGSLGARRWSLYGRLYLRHFNELNHELHGRLGRGYKPTSKYMNSFTSPLLTVLAKNVAFFSGSVLAVLIALTVYDEDVLTVQHILTAITVLGVVITITRSFIPDEHMVWCPEQLLQCMLAHIHYMPDHWRGNANKSETRDEVAQLFQYKAVFILEELLSPIVTPFILIFLLRNKSLEIIDFFRNFTVEVVGVGDICSFAQMDIRRHGNPTWMSEGQTEASIYQQAENGKTELSLMHFTIKNPHWQPPQESSVFISHLKDKVQHDAQTGPSTQLLLSEAPLCTSLQSNESATGPDNLLASVLAHPILTASGLQGRDHRFIPPSTAASAAASVLASLSSSQLAHPGRSRAHSLLPTSVHPESTMYRSDRTIIDSMTNSDSRIRSNTLQSEFASAEMSLHAIYLHELHQQSSHPQRTSGQWQSPVPMRDLHTNAGFQAQSGLGTSISMPTPVHLGRWQEEEEEENEDDQEINSGSTPKQGTGSSC; translated from the exons ATGGCCAACTTTGAAGCTTACCAGGAGTATCAGAGAATTGAGGACTTCGAGGAGGACTCACCACCAGGGGAGGAGGATTTAATAGTGCATGTGCCAGAAGGCCTAAAAG acTCATGGCACCATATCAAGAACCTGGATAACTTCTTCACAAGG ATCTATCATTTCCATCAAAAGAATGGCTTTGCTTGTATGATGCTGTCAGAGTTCTTTGAACTTGT TcagctgttgtttgttgtcATATTTACGACGTTCCTGGTCAACTGCGTGGAGTATGACGTCCTGTTTGCCAACCGAGCGGTTAACCACACTGGCCCAGGCCACAATCCGCTCGACAGGAACAAGGTCACTCTTCCAGATGCCATCCTACCCAGCGAGCAATGCACTCAGAG cATTCAAGAGAACAGCTGGATTATTTTCCTCCTCATCATGGCAGCCATCTTCTGGATCTATCGACTTGTCAAAGTCTTCTGCAATGTTCTGAGCTACTGGGAGATCAGGCAGTTCTACATCAAAGCGCTGAAGATCAGAATG GATGAACTATGCAACGTCACATGGCAGGAAGTCCAGGACCGGCTCATCAGCCTGCAGCGAGAGCAGCAAATGTGCATACACAAGAAAGAGCTGACAGAGCTCGACATCTATCACCGCATACTGCGATTCAAGAACTACATGGTGGCGATGATAAACAAATCACTGCTGCcagtgcagctgcagctccccCTGCTGGGCAACGTGGTGTTCCTCACCCAGGGCCTCAAGTACAACTTTGAGCTCATCCTCTTCTGGGGTCCTGGCTCCCTGTTTCAGAATAAGTGGAACCTGCACCCCAAGTACAAGCGGAGTGGAAACCGACTAGAGCTTGCACAGCAGCTCAGTAGAGTCATCCTCCTGATGGGTTTGGCCAACCTACTGCTATGTCCCTTCATCCTGGTATGGCAGGTGCTCTACGCATTCTTTAGCTACACCGAAATTATCCGCAGAGAACCCGGAAGCCTGGGAGCTCGACGCTGGTCCCTGTACGGCCGCTTATACCTGCGGCACTTCAACGAGCTGAACCACGAGCTGCACGGACGTTTAGGCCGTGGCTACAAACCCACTTCCAAATACATGAACTCCTTTACATCACCACTGCTGACTGTGTTGGCGAAGAACGTTGCCTTCTTCTCGGGCTCAGTGTTGGCTGTGCTTATCGCACTGACGGTCTATGATGAGGACGTTCTGACAGTGCAGCACATTCTGACTGCTATCACTGTGCTGGGGGTGGTTATCACTATCACCAG GTCCTTCATCCCAGATGAGCATATGGTGTGGTGCccagaacagctgctgcagtgcaTGCTGGCACACATTCACTACATGCCAGACCACTGGAGGGGCAATGCTAACAAGAGCGAGACCCGTGACGAGGTGGCGCAGCTGTTCCAGTACAAAGCG GTGTTCATCTTGGAGGAGCTGCTAAGTCCAATCGTCACACCCTTCattctcatcttcctcctgagAAATAAGTCTCTAGAGATCATCGACTTCTTCAGGAACTTCACTGTGGAGGTGGTTGGTGTCGGAGACATCTGCTCGTTTGCGCAGATGGACATCAGGCGTCACGGAAATCCAACA tggaTGTCAGAGGGCCAGACGGAGGCCTCCATATACCAACAGGCTGAAAACGGCAAGACGGAGCTGTCCCTCATGCATTTCACCATTAAGAACCCGCACTGGCAGCCGCCTCAGGAGAGCTCAGTGTTTATTAGTCATCTGAAGGACAAGGTGCAGCACGATGCACAGACCGGCCCCTCCactcagctgctgctctctgaggCTCCCCTCTGCACCTCGCTGCAGTCCAACGAGTCTGCCACTGGG CCCGATAATCTGTTGGCGAGTGTCCTGGCCCACCCCATTCTAACTGCGTCAGGACTACAAGGCCGAGACCATCGCTTCATCCCACCGAGCACCgctgcttccgctgctgccagCGTCCtggcctctctgtcctcctctcagCTCGCACATCCCGGCCGCAGCCGCGCACACAGCCTCCTGCCCACATCCGTCCACCCCGAGAGCACCATGTACCGCAGCGATCGCACCATCATTGACAG caTGACTAACAGTGACTCTCGCATCCGGAGCAACACACTGCAGTCAGAGTTTGCCTCAGCAGAGATGAGTCTTCACGCCATCTACCTGCATGAG ctccaccagcagagCTCCCATCCACAGAGGACTTCGGGGCAGTGGCAGAGCCCAGTGCCAATGAGAGATCTGCACACAAACGCTG GTTTCCAGGCACAGAGTGGCCTCGGTACCAGCATTTCCATGCCCACCCCTGTCCACCTCGGACgctggcaggaggaggaggaagaggagaatgaAGATGATCAGGAGATAAACAGTGGATCTACTCCAAAGCAGGGCACTGGGAGTAGTTGTTAA
- the abcb8 gene encoding mitochondrial potassium channel ATP-binding subunit, with amino-acid sequence MFQLLCCRANITAPVRSLSLYPRTSKTAEIWRLARWYTSPGSKAHSSSQQPGNAVSRFWSLTQRAVRHSTTQTSKPPGVALKFILGPAALTVSARLFCHVAYCEADENNNIPVEVVAKNPVPEFKWHILWEFVKPQLFALLGAVVLAFCTAILNIKIPLMLGDLVNVVAGYLREHTRNYVQEIRGPALKLLAMYGLQGLLTSGYIILLSRVGERVAADMRKTLFASLLRQDVAFYDANKTGQLVNRLTADIQEFKSSFKLVISQGLRSITQTVGCFVSLYLISPQLTGLTVVVLPCLVGAGALFGSFLRKLSRLAQEQVAKATGVADEALGNVRTVKAFAMEERELQLYAYEVDKSCDLNENLGAGIAVFQGLSNITLNCIVLGTIFAGGTLIASSEMSPGDLMSFLVASQTVQRSLASISILFGQMVRGISSGARVFEYLSLKPTIPLSGGGRIPYHSLTGRVDFMDISFSYPTRPGHQILSRFNLTLPPSKTIAIVGESGGGKSTVASLLERFYDPASGVIMLDGLDIRTLDLSWMRGQVIGFINQEPVLFGSSVMENIRFGKPEATDAEVINAAKQANAHRFITAFPDGYNTIVGERGATLSGGQKQRIAIARALIKNPSILVLDEATSALDAESERVVQEALDRATRGRTVLIIAHRLSTIQGADLICVMSNGRIVEAGSHLELLSKGGLYSDLIRRQRAEGQK; translated from the exons ATGTTTCAGCTACTCTGTTGTAGAGCAAACATCACTGCTCCGGTGCGGTCACTGTCGTTATACCCGCGAACCAGTAAAACAGCAGAGATATGGAGACTTGCACG GTGGTACACATCTCCAGGATCGAAAGCTCACAGCTCCTCACAGCAGCCTGGAAATGCCGTCAGCCGTTTTTGGAGCCTCACTCAGAGAGCTGTCCGCCACTCCACCACCCAAACATCCAAACCCCCGGGAGTGGCTCTGAAATTCATCCTGGGACCAGCGGCGCTCACTGTCTCCGCACGACTGTTTTGCCACGTAGCTTACTGCGAGGCAGATGAGAATAACAACATCCCTGTGGAGGTTGTAGCCAAAAACCCCGTGCCTGAGTTCAAATGGCATATCCTGTGGGAGTTTGTCAAGCCTCAACTGTTTGCTCTCCTTGGTGCTGTTGTG CTTGCCTTTTGCACAGCTATCTTGAACATAAAAATCCCCTTGATGCTGGGCGACCTGGTGAATGTTGTGGCAGGCTACCTGAGAGAACATACAAGGAATTATGTCCAGGAGATAAGAGGTCCAGCGCTAAAATTACTTGCAATGTATGGTCTCCAA GGCCTGCTGACAAGTGGCTACATCATCCTGCTTTCCAGGGTGGGAGAGAGAGTGGCAGCAGACATGAGGAAAACCCTTTTTGCATCTTTACTGAG GCAAGATGTGGCTTTCTATGACGCCAATAAAACTGGACAGCTGGTGAATCGTTTGACTGCTGACATTCAGGAGTTCAAGTCATCCTTTAAACTTGTCATCTCTCAG GGCCTGCGGAGTATCACGCAGACAGTTGgatgttttgtctctctttatctcATCTCCCCCCAACTGACAGGCTTGACAGTAGTTGTCCTGCCATGTCTCGTGGGAGCAGGGGCACTCTTTGGCTCTTTCCTCCGCAAACTGTCACGTCTGGCTCAAGAACAG GTGGCAAAAGCAACCGGAGTGGCAGATGAGGCACTTGGCAATGTGCGGACAGTGAAAGCTTTTGCGATGGAGGAGCGGGAGCTCCA GTTATATGCATACGAGGTTGACAAATCATGTGACTTGAATGAAAATCTTGGTGCTGGAATAGCGGTTTTCCAAGGACTGTCAAACATCACCCTGAACT GCATTGTCCTCGGAACCATTTTTGCTGGAGGGACTTTAATTGCGAGCAGTGAAATGTCCCCTGGAGACCTAATGTCTTTCCTGGTTGCCTCCCAGACTGTTCAGAG GTCACTAGCCAGTATCTCCATCCTTTTTGGACAg ATGGTGAGAGGAATAAGCTCTGGCGCTCGGGTTTTTGAATACCTGTCTCTGAAGCCGACTATTCCACTGTCCGGAGGAGGACGCATCCCGTACCATTCTCTGACAGGAAGAGTGGATTTCATGGACATTTCATTCAG CTATCCAACAAGACCTGGCCATCAGATCCTGAGCAGGTTCAACTTGACACTGCCACCGTCTAAAACCATTGCGATTGTTGGAGAATCAGGAGGAG GGAAGTCCACTGTGGCGTCCTTGCTGGAGCGTTTCTACGACCCGGCCAGTGGCGTTATCATGCTGGACGGACTTGACATTCGAACCCTTGATTTGTCCTGGATGAGGGGGCAGGTCATTGGATTTATCAATCAG GAGCCGGTTTTGTTTGGATCATCCGTCATGGAGAACATCCGCTTTGGGAAGCCTGAGGCCACAGATGCTGAGGTCATTAACGCAGCCAAGCAAGCCAATGCTCACCGCTTCATTACAGCTTTCCCAGACGGCTATAACACCATTGTTG GTGAGCGAGGTGCGACGCTATCAGGTGGCCAGAAACAGCGCATCGCCATCGCCCGCGCCCTGATCAAGAACCCCAGCATCCTGGTGCTGGACGAGGCCACGAGCGCCCTGGATGCAGAATCAGAGCGCGTGGTGCAGGAGGCTCTGGACAGAGCCACGAGGGGTCGCACTGTGCTCATCATCGCCCACCGGCTCAGCACCATCCAAGGGGCCGACCTCATCTGTGTCATGAGCAATGGCCGCATTGTGGAG GCTGGGAGTCACTTGGAGCTGCTGAGCAAAGGAGGTCTTTATTCTGATCTGATCCGCAGGCAAAGAGCTGAGGGGCAGAAATGA